From a region of the Asterias amurensis chromosome 2, ASM3211899v1 genome:
- the LOC139954276 gene encoding ficolin-1-like, which translates to MEPACMKIALLVFIALFATKARSQTQHSIGPYTTSETERCVCRPHITVNPPVCSRSSPVNSSSGTGYNCTTVQETLRTVLRNQETASSEAQGLRRQVEELQLSVSMLVELLHSRMTLLKDCSEVHARGVSSSGVYMVQPLGSAEALEVYCDMETDGGGWTVFQRRQDGSVDFYLDFASYSRGFGNLEGEFWLGNDNLHRLTTQGEYELRVDLTGFDDVTGYAVYDSVIVANVSDNYRLTVDGFSGNAGDSLTHHNNNAFTTKDRDNDFSRGNCAEVNHGAWWYASCYDSNLNGRYFNEAIANVEGIRWYGFSNYRSLKTTEMKVRRKV; encoded by the exons ATGGAACCAGCATGTATGAAAATTGCCCTCTTGGTTTTCATAGCCTTGTTTGCTACGAAAGCAAGATCCCAAACTCAGCATAGCATTGGGCCATACACAACAAGCGAGACTGAACGATGTGTGTGCCGGCCACACATCACGGTCAATCCGCCCGTTTGCAGTCGCTCCTCTCCCGTGAACTCGTCCTCCGGTACCGGCTACAACTGTACGACCGTCCAGGAAACACTTCGTACAGTACTAAGAAATCAAGAAACGGCCTCCTCTGAGGCACAAGGTTTAAGACGACAGGTGGAAGAGCTACAATTATCTGTTTCTATGTTGGTGGAACTCCTTCATAGTAGAA TGACCCTCTTAAAGGATTGTTCCGAGGTTCATGCGAGGGGTGTATCGAGCAGTGGCGTGTACATGGTTCAACCTCTAGGCTCTGCTGAAGCTTTGGAGGTGTATTGTGATATGGAGACGGACGGTGGTGGATGGACG GTTTTCCAGCGGCGCCAGGACGGCAGTGTAGATTTCTATTTGGACTTTGCCAGCTACAGCCGGGGCTTTGGGAATCTAGAGGGAGAGTTTTGGCTCGGTAACGACAACTTGCACCGTCTGACCACTCAGGGCGAGTACGAACTCCGCGTAGATCTCACAGGCTTCGACGACGTCACTGGGTATGCTGTGTATGACTCGGTCATCGTCGCCAATGTGAGCGACAACTACAGGCTGACAGTAGACGGTTTCTCAGGAAACGcag GAGACTCGTTAACGCATCACAATAACAATGCATTTACGACCAAAGACCGAGACAACGATTTCTCGCGTGGTAACTGCGCCGAGGTTAACCACGGGGCCTGGTGGTACGCTAGCTGCTACGACTCCAATTTGAACGGGAGATACTTCAATGAGGCCATTGCCAATGTGGAAGGAATTAGGTGGTATGGCTTTTCGAATTACCGCTCACTCAAAACTACTGAGATGAAAGTTAGAAGGAAAGTTTAG